In one window of Gloeocapsopsis sp. IPPAS B-1203 DNA:
- a CDS encoding ATP-binding protein — protein MSTSIEIIGRSAQFQQIVEVLARDGDLLIAGVPGCGRRTLVRTAALEVGAIALEIDCIRAIAGRQFIELLAEAISQNFDSTLLQTWVNTIAKDLFTVHITDNSTHLKLAPAVTPKQLWQAFERLIQLPQLLAEVVNKRVVLILQSFPHLRSWDRNSEWENTLRREIKLQTRVSYVLIATIAEITHTEYPLEVVELTPLADDVLAVWAREILHTQGLTFDSRSQAIDVFIDAVQGHIGDAMTLIRRLVSRRTDEFIGDEQVHQVIQELLQDLSITFESLLMLLPASQVQLLECLALDPTSKPQSREYIQKHGLSRGGSLQGALIGLQQKGLIYGSEQNYRLALPFFALWLRQRLSE, from the coding sequence GTGTCTACTTCGATAGAAATCATTGGGCGTTCGGCTCAATTTCAACAGATTGTGGAAGTTCTCGCCCGCGATGGAGATCTCTTGATTGCGGGAGTACCAGGGTGTGGAAGACGGACGTTGGTAAGAACTGCGGCTTTAGAAGTAGGAGCGATCGCTTTAGAAATAGATTGCATCCGCGCGATCGCAGGAAGGCAATTCATCGAATTACTCGCAGAAGCAATTAGTCAAAACTTTGACTCGACGCTACTGCAAACGTGGGTTAACACAATTGCCAAAGATTTGTTTACAGTTCACATCACCGACAACAGCACTCACCTGAAACTCGCACCTGCGGTAACACCAAAGCAGCTATGGCAAGCCTTTGAAAGATTAATTCAGCTACCGCAACTTTTAGCCGAAGTCGTTAATAAACGTGTTGTGCTGATTTTACAGAGTTTTCCGCACCTCCGCTCATGGGATCGCAATAGTGAATGGGAAAACACGCTAAGGCGAGAAATTAAGTTACAGACGCGAGTCAGCTACGTACTCATTGCTACAATTGCAGAAATTACGCATACCGAATACCCGCTAGAAGTTGTCGAACTTACTCCTTTAGCAGATGATGTGTTGGCAGTATGGGCAAGAGAAATTTTACATACCCAGGGGCTAACATTTGATTCACGATCGCAAGCGATAGACGTTTTCATTGATGCAGTTCAAGGACACATTGGCGATGCGATGACACTGATTCGTCGCCTTGTCAGCCGTCGTACCGATGAGTTCATTGGCGATGAACAAGTACATCAAGTAATTCAAGAGTTATTACAGGATTTGTCAATCACCTTCGAGTCATTACTCATGCTTTTACCTGCAAGTCAAGTGCAACTTTTAGAATGTCTTGCGTTAGATCCTACAAGTAAACCACAAAGCCGAGAGTATATTCAAAAACACGGGCTTTCTCGTGGTGGAAGTCTACAAGGTGCATTGATAGGATTACAGCAAAAAGGCTTGATCTACGGTTCTGAACAGAATTATCGTTTAGCACTTCCCTTTTTCGCTTTATGGCTGCGTCAACGTTTAAGCGAGTAA